In Candidatus Limnocylindrales bacterium, a single window of DNA contains:
- a CDS encoding GspH/FimT family pseudopilin — MFSFDQTRGFSILELILILSILGLFLVISVPNFTDWLHTYRLKTAAYTLANHLRQARLSAVYEGVSYQLQIKDKNQGNFYQIVQDPGGVNRILDSIGQIVLDAEYKEIFIVSTPSSGKITFTPKGGASTGTIILQNSKGEQRKVIVNNTGRVKIE; from the coding sequence ATGTTTTCGTTTGACCAAACCCGGGGTTTTTCCATTTTAGAACTCATCCTTATTCTCTCCATCCTCGGATTATTTTTAGTCATCTCGGTTCCTAACTTTACAGACTGGCTTCATACATATCGGCTTAAAACAGCCGCCTATACACTGGCCAATCATCTACGTCAGGCCCGGCTTTCGGCGGTATACGAAGGGGTTTCTTATCAACTCCAGATCAAAGACAAAAACCAGGGGAATTTTTATCAGATCGTCCAGGACCCTGGCGGAGTTAATCGAATTCTAGATTCTATCGGACAAATAGTGCTGGATGCGGAGTATAAGGAAATTTTCATTGTTAGTACTCCCAGTTCAGGCAAGATTACCTTTACTCCTAAAGGTGGCGCGAGCACAGGTACTATTATTCTTCAAAACTCCAAAGGTGAACAACGAAAAGTCATAGTCAACAATACCGGACGGGTGAAAATCGAATAA
- a CDS encoding farnesyl diphosphate synthase — MTQRRELVDRALEHYIPKESKYPSIIHQAMRYSVFAGGKRLRPILTLAAAEAVGGNPESVLFAACAIELIHTYSLIHDDLPSMDNDDFRRNKPTNHKIFGENMAILAGDALLTLAFEVLSQPENLKTFKAETLLSAIHEISLAAGTLGMIGGQVMDILSEGKRDLDPKTLEYIHTHKTGKLLLASLRVGALLADATAEQFKAITEYGTCIGLCFQIVDDILDVEGTTEETGKDVRSDAAREKATYPALYGLEKSKKLAQELAKKAQQALISFGESAQPLRELGEFIVSRTY, encoded by the coding sequence ATGACCCAACGACGGGAATTGGTTGATAGGGCCCTGGAACATTATATTCCTAAAGAATCTAAATATCCCTCTATCATTCACCAGGCCATGCGTTACAGTGTATTTGCAGGGGGCAAGCGCCTCAGACCTATTCTTACTTTAGCTGCCGCCGAAGCGGTCGGAGGAAATCCAGAATCGGTCCTTTTTGCAGCCTGTGCCATCGAGCTCATTCATACCTATTCCCTCATCCATGATGATTTGCCTTCTATGGATAATGACGATTTCCGGCGGAACAAACCTACCAATCATAAGATTTTTGGAGAGAACATGGCGATTCTGGCAGGGGATGCTTTACTGACTCTGGCTTTTGAAGTCCTCTCTCAACCCGAAAATCTGAAAACCTTCAAAGCCGAAACCCTTTTATCTGCTATCCATGAAATCTCCCTGGCTGCAGGTACTCTCGGCATGATTGGGGGTCAGGTTATGGATATTTTATCGGAAGGGAAAAGAGACCTGGACCCTAAAACCCTCGAGTATATCCATACCCATAAAACCGGTAAATTACTTTTAGCTTCTCTGCGCGTAGGGGCCTTGCTGGCGGATGCTACTGCAGAGCAATTCAAAGCCATTACCGAATATGGTACCTGTATCGGCCTCTGCTTTCAGATTGTAGATGATATTCTGGATGTTGAGGGAACGACCGAGGAAACCGGAAAAGATGTCAGAAGCGATGCAGCGAGGGAAAAAGCCACTTACCCGGCTCTATACGGGTTGGAGAAATCTAAGAAGCTGGCCCAGGAGCTGGCCAAAAAAGCTCAACAAGCCCTCATAAGTTTTGGAGAATCGGCTCAACCTTTGCGAGAGCTTGGGGAGTTTATCGTATCACGAACGTATTGA
- a CDS encoding response regulator → MRREKIFAYGSDFIVLAVGIASTLLGLVVLTGWYTHNLTLLQISPNFIPMHYHTALGFLLCGLGLLAVALGKLWLTRICGGIVLMIGFLTLIQNSFDAKLGSNRLLTSPDIQIDVPYPIVMASSTALCFVFTGVALLLTGIPIRLKQRPLILGFLSSIIGALGIMALLGYLINMKELYGWWRHMALHTAIGFVVLSLGIFAFAWHDSRMERTRLPRWLPIPVGIGTLTIALVLWQALRVQDHAQIEQMIETTAITIKNQITSEIRTRILGLVHIANRWEREGKPVKEYWESEAEFYIGHYSGSLALGWVDPSFYIQWVAPLEGNEALQGLNLGFEERQRQALERARDHHKITFTPSVDLVQGGKGFSVYLPLFRGKNFEGFITGVFHIPALLNAILSPDITSKYSLAIFENKEEIYGFYDKDRLYEKEWGHETEMDLYGVTWRIRVWPRPKLLAMEQSSLPKVGLGVGIVMTFLLAWTVHLIQMARLRAGEVELANQKLGREIMERKRIEENLLQRNEYLAALHETTLALMNHLELANLLEVLIARAGALLGTPHGFIYLAEPEGTEMVLKVGIGVYNKYVGYRLRPGEGVAGTIWQTGQPLAVEDYQTWSGRLSAFDTAGFHAVLAAPLRSNSQVVGVIGLAYVKEGRIFKEDEILLLSQFAQLASLALDNARLYTSVQQELAERKRAEEELHKAKEAAESASRAKSEFLANMSHEIRTPLNSIIGIADLLWESPLTPEQQEYVGILRKAGNTLLTLINDILDLSKIESGHIELENINFDLEKLIERTVELIALRAQEKGLELAYQIGSEVPVHLMGDPHRLRQILMNLLGNAIKFTERGEIVLRIERVGNPESRVKSSEGEFLFSDLHVGTSVFLLFSVSDTGVGIPPEKLDTIFDSFTQADSSITRKYGGTGLGLAISRRLVELMGGHIWVESEMGRGSTFSFTARFEIQTQKGEISPIESAQPSSSVTDLKGLRTLIVDDNATNRMILRETLKRWGAQVTEVEDGEQGLIELRRAGEAGVPYELLLLDGRMPGMNGFQVMEEVRKIPGIIPATILMLTSDNRGRDMVRCRELGITNCLLKPIKRSDLLETILTALNRTDKTRRSMPEGRPVEWKDPSVQNNLAVPGARLTCDTIPSQAWDEGKVFPKQGEESLPVLRILLVEDSPDNRLLIQSYFKKTPYQLEVAENGEIAVEKFKSGDYHLVLMDMQMPVMDGYTATKMIREWESEQIKLGLKPAPTPIIALTAHALKEDEQKSLKAGCTTYLTKPIKKARLLETITACTKGKG, encoded by the coding sequence ATGAGAAGAGAAAAAATATTTGCCTATGGATCTGATTTCATAGTGCTAGCTGTGGGTATTGCCTCTACCCTGTTAGGATTGGTGGTCTTAACAGGATGGTATACCCATAACCTGACCTTATTGCAGATATCACCGAACTTTATACCCATGCATTATCATACTGCTCTGGGGTTTCTTCTCTGTGGCCTGGGATTATTGGCCGTAGCTTTGGGTAAGCTCTGGTTGACCCGGATCTGTGGGGGAATAGTTTTGATGATAGGTTTTCTAACCCTCATTCAAAATAGTTTTGATGCAAAGTTAGGGAGTAACCGGCTTCTGACAAGTCCTGATATCCAGATCGATGTGCCCTACCCCATAGTTATGGCTTCCAGTACTGCTCTATGCTTTGTATTCACCGGAGTTGCCTTATTACTTACAGGCATACCCATACGGCTCAAGCAACGTCCTCTCATTTTAGGGTTTTTGAGTTCCATTATCGGTGCTCTTGGAATAATGGCACTTCTAGGATATCTCATTAATATGAAGGAACTTTATGGTTGGTGGCGTCATATGGCCCTTCACACAGCAATCGGATTTGTAGTTCTCAGTCTGGGTATCTTTGCCTTTGCATGGCACGATAGTAGAATGGAGAGAACTCGCCTACCCCGGTGGCTTCCGATTCCTGTCGGTATCGGTACTTTAACAATTGCCCTTGTTTTATGGCAGGCCCTTCGGGTACAGGACCATGCTCAAATTGAACAGATGATTGAAACAACCGCAATCACCATCAAAAATCAAATCACATCGGAAATTAGAACCCGAATCCTGGGTCTTGTCCATATAGCCAACCGCTGGGAGAGAGAAGGAAAGCCGGTTAAAGAATATTGGGAGTCCGAGGCAGAGTTTTATATTGGTCATTATTCCGGTTCTCTTGCCCTGGGATGGGTAGATCCCTCGTTTTACATACAATGGGTTGCCCCCCTGGAAGGAAATGAGGCCCTGCAGGGTTTGAATCTCGGATTTGAGGAAAGACAGCGGCAGGCCTTGGAAAGGGCCCGGGACCATCATAAAATAACCTTTACCCCTTCGGTGGATTTGGTCCAGGGGGGTAAGGGGTTTTCGGTTTATTTACCTCTCTTCAGAGGAAAAAACTTTGAGGGATTTATAACCGGTGTTTTTCATATTCCTGCCTTGCTGAATGCTATCTTATCCCCTGATATAACCTCTAAATACTCTCTGGCCATTTTCGAAAATAAAGAAGAAATTTATGGTTTTTATGATAAGGATAGGCTATATGAAAAAGAATGGGGTCATGAAACGGAAATGGATCTTTATGGGGTTACCTGGCGAATACGGGTATGGCCGAGACCGAAGTTACTGGCTATGGAGCAGTCTTCTCTTCCTAAAGTAGGACTCGGTGTGGGAATTGTAATGACTTTTTTGCTTGCCTGGACGGTTCATCTGATTCAGATGGCGCGGCTTCGTGCCGGAGAAGTTGAACTGGCCAATCAAAAGCTCGGGCGTGAGATCATGGAACGGAAACGGATAGAAGAAAATCTACTTCAACGGAATGAATACCTGGCTGCTCTGCATGAAACCACCCTCGCCTTAATGAATCATCTGGAATTGGCAAATCTCCTTGAAGTTCTTATTGCACGTGCCGGAGCCCTTCTGGGTACACCCCATGGATTTATCTATCTGGCTGAGCCGGAAGGGACCGAGATGGTCTTGAAGGTGGGGATAGGTGTTTACAATAAATATGTCGGTTATCGCCTGAGACCGGGGGAGGGTGTAGCCGGAACCATCTGGCAGACCGGTCAGCCTTTGGCCGTGGAAGATTATCAGACCTGGTCCGGTCGTCTGTCGGCTTTTGATACCGCCGGATTCCATGCGGTTCTGGCAGCACCGCTTCGATCCAATTCTCAAGTTGTGGGAGTTATTGGTTTGGCTTATGTGAAGGAAGGTCGCATCTTCAAAGAGGATGAAATCTTATTGTTAAGCCAATTTGCCCAGCTAGCTTCCCTCGCTCTGGATAATGCCCGCTTATATACCTCGGTTCAGCAGGAACTGGCCGAACGGAAGCGGGCGGAAGAAGAATTACACAAGGCCAAAGAAGCTGCCGAATCCGCCAGCCGTGCCAAGAGTGAATTCCTGGCTAATATGAGCCACGAAATCCGCACCCCTTTGAACTCCATTATCGGTATTGCCGACCTGCTCTGGGAATCCCCCTTAACACCCGAGCAGCAAGAGTATGTAGGTATTTTAAGGAAAGCCGGAAACACACTTCTCACTCTTATTAACGATATTTTGGATCTCTCTAAAATAGAATCCGGCCATATTGAACTTGAAAATATTAACTTTGATCTGGAAAAACTCATAGAAAGAACTGTTGAACTAATAGCTCTACGTGCCCAGGAAAAAGGTCTTGAACTGGCCTATCAGATTGGGTCGGAGGTACCTGTTCACCTCATGGGGGATCCCCATCGCTTACGCCAGATTCTCATGAACCTCCTGGGTAATGCCATCAAGTTTACCGAACGGGGGGAAATCGTATTACGTATTGAAAGGGTCGGAAATCCGGAATCCAGAGTTAAAAGTTCTGAAGGTGAGTTTCTATTTTCGGATCTCCATGTTGGGACTTCGGTCTTTTTGCTGTTTTCCGTCTCAGATACAGGCGTAGGGATTCCACCGGAGAAACTCGATACAATTTTTGACAGTTTTACCCAGGCCGACTCTTCTATCACCCGTAAATATGGAGGAACAGGACTTGGACTTGCCATCTCCAGGCGGTTGGTGGAATTGATGGGAGGTCATATCTGGGTGGAAAGTGAAATGGGTCGAGGAAGTACCTTTTCCTTTACGGCTCGATTTGAAATTCAAACCCAGAAAGGGGAGATCTCTCCCATAGAATCGGCGCAGCCATCCAGTTCTGTTACAGATTTAAAAGGACTCAGAACCTTGATAGTGGATGATAATGCAACCAATCGCATGATTTTGAGGGAAACCCTTAAGAGATGGGGGGCTCAGGTAACAGAAGTTGAAGATGGGGAACAAGGGCTTATAGAGCTTCGACGGGCTGGAGAAGCTGGAGTCCCTTATGAATTGCTGCTACTCGATGGTCGCATGCCGGGTATGAACGGATTTCAAGTTATGGAAGAAGTCCGGAAAATTCCAGGAATTATCCCTGCGACCATCTTGATGCTTACTTCAGATAATCGAGGCCGGGATATGGTTCGGTGCCGAGAGCTGGGAATCACAAACTGCCTGCTTAAACCGATCAAACGATCGGATTTACTGGAGACCATTCTAACTGCTTTAAATCGTACCGATAAAACAAGAAGATCCATGCCTGAGGGGAGACCTGTTGAATGGAAAGATCCCTCTGTACAGAATAACCTTGCCGTCCCAGGTGCCAGGCTTACTTGTGATACGATCCCTTCACAGGCCTGGGACGAAGGTAAAGTTTTTCCCAAACAGGGAGAAGAATCCCTGCCGGTCCTTCGTATTTTGTTGGTCGAAGATTCCCCGGATAACCGGCTACTCATCCAATCTTATTTCAAAAAAACCCCTTATCAATTAGAGGTAGCTGAAAATGGTGAGATAGCTGTTGAAAAGTTTAAATCCGGAGACTACCATCTTGTATTGATGGATATGCAAATGCCTGTAATGGATGGATATACGGCCACCAAAATGATCCGGGAGTGGGAGAGTGAGCAGATAAAGTTGGGTTTGAAACCTGCCCCTACCCCCATCATTGCATTGACTGCCCATGCCCTTAAGGAGGATGAGCAGAAAAGTCTGAAGGCCGGGTGTACGACATATCTGACCAAACCTATAAAAAAAGCAAGGCTGCTGGAAACCATCACAGCCTGCACAAAGGGTAAAGGATAA
- the xseB gene encoding exodeoxyribonuclease VII small subunit, translating to MKFEEALQKLEQIVEQLERGDLPLDKSLEIFEEGIKLSRLCTKQLEEAEQRIELLLNIKDGKPEKIPFQVKEVLTESYEIQEEEILPE from the coding sequence ATGAAATTTGAAGAAGCCTTACAAAAACTGGAACAGATCGTTGAGCAACTGGAACGCGGGGATTTACCTCTGGATAAATCTTTAGAGATCTTTGAGGAAGGAATCAAACTATCCAGGCTTTGTACAAAACAACTGGAAGAAGCTGAACAACGGATCGAACTGCTTTTAAATATCAAGGATGGAAAACCGGAAAAAATACCCTTTCAAGTCAAAGAGGTCTTGACCGAGAGCTATGAAATTCAGGAAGAAGAAATCCTCCCTGAATAA
- the xseA gene encoding exodeoxyribonuclease VII large subunit, which yields MIPELFERKIYTVTELTYEIKDILEANFEGVWVTGEISGVRTPMSGHVYFTLKDEDSQLKAILYRSRMNHLKFQPEDGIEVIAGGIVSVYGPRGEYQLIVEYLEPKGLGALQLAFEQLKKKLAAEGLFDPAHKKPIPAFPRVIGIVTSPTGAAIRDILKVIQRRFANVEILIYPVHVQGETAPYEIAKAIEEFNTLEGVDVLIVGRGGGSIEDLWAFNEEIVARSIYASRIPVISAVGHEIDFTIADLVADLRAPTPSAAAEMVVKNKADLIEKLDALTIRLKNACRKKLQLTKSHLGEVMKGLRDPRQRISEYQQRVDDLEHRLVLNFRHKLKHSQDKNLYLYRSLILKNPLEPLRQFLQKVKELHVRLVQSQHYSLETKRSQLEKILGKLEALSPLAMLGRGYAICYKVSDPTPLKDATEVQINDKVIVQLSKGKVICRVEEKNHEI from the coding sequence ATGATACCCGAACTTTTTGAGCGAAAAATTTATACCGTTACGGAACTGACTTACGAAATTAAAGATATTCTCGAAGCCAATTTTGAAGGGGTCTGGGTTACCGGAGAAATCTCCGGGGTTAGAACTCCCATGTCGGGGCATGTCTATTTTACTTTAAAGGATGAAGACAGCCAATTAAAAGCTATTCTCTATCGGAGCCGGATGAATCATCTGAAATTTCAACCAGAAGATGGCATTGAGGTTATAGCTGGAGGAATCGTCTCGGTATATGGACCCCGGGGAGAATACCAGCTTATCGTAGAGTATCTGGAGCCTAAGGGATTAGGGGCCCTTCAATTAGCTTTTGAGCAGTTAAAAAAGAAATTGGCCGCGGAGGGTTTGTTTGACCCGGCCCATAAAAAACCTATTCCAGCCTTTCCCAGAGTGATAGGAATTGTAACTTCCCCCACAGGGGCAGCCATCCGCGATATTTTAAAAGTGATTCAGCGACGATTCGCTAATGTCGAGATTCTTATTTATCCCGTCCATGTTCAGGGGGAAACCGCTCCTTATGAAATTGCCAAAGCCATAGAAGAATTTAACACCTTAGAGGGAGTGGATGTTTTAATCGTAGGGCGTGGAGGTGGCTCCATTGAAGATTTATGGGCCTTCAACGAAGAGATTGTAGCCAGGAGTATTTACGCCTCCCGCATTCCTGTCATCTCAGCCGTAGGACATGAAATTGATTTTACCATTGCCGATTTAGTGGCAGATCTGCGGGCTCCAACCCCTTCCGCCGCTGCGGAAATGGTGGTTAAAAACAAAGCCGATCTCATAGAAAAATTGGATGCCTTAACCATCCGATTGAAAAATGCCTGCCGGAAGAAACTTCAACTGACGAAAAGTCACCTCGGTGAAGTCATGAAGGGGCTTAGGGATCCTCGTCAGCGGATCAGTGAATACCAACAACGGGTAGATGACCTGGAGCATCGATTGGTTCTTAACTTTCGACACAAATTGAAACACTCCCAGGATAAAAACCTCTACCTGTATCGAAGCCTGATTTTAAAGAATCCCCTGGAACCTCTCCGACAATTTCTCCAAAAGGTAAAAGAATTGCATGTACGACTGGTTCAAAGTCAACATTATTCTCTTGAAACTAAGCGATCTCAATTGGAGAAGATATTGGGAAAGCTGGAGGCCCTGAGCCCTCTGGCTATGCTAGGGCGAGGATATGCCATATGCTATAAGGTCTCTGATCCAACCCCTTTGAAGGATGCCACGGAGGTTCAAATAAATGATAAAGTCATTGTTCAATTAAGCAAAGGCAAAGTTATTTGTCGTGTAGAGGAGAAAAACCATGAAATTTGA
- a CDS encoding adenylosuccinate synthase yields MANIVVVGLQWGDEGKGKVVDILSRQADIIARYQGGHNAGHTVVINNETFVLHLIPSGILHEGKLCVIGNGVVVDPEALIEELNHLEKRGIKIQNRLFISYRANLIMPYHRTLDQAKEKAVGTRKIGTTGRGIGPAYEDKMARLGIRVADLLQDKIFKEKLRENLALKNDLLRHYQAEEMSFEGICEQYLGYAKFLRNYAADTSFLIHQALKKGQSILFEGAQGTMLDVDHGTYPYVTSSNAVAGGACTGLGIGPTHIHGVLGIMKAYTTRVGEGPFPTELNDEIGQSMRRYGAEFGATTGRPRRCGWFDALITRYAVRINGVSSIAVTKLDVLDHYEKIKVCVGYRYKGEILTEFPALPEVLEEAVPMYEELDGWKTPTTGIDSLEKLPYLARKYIDRLSELSEAEISIISTGPERQQTIYVPGSQVTKWFNL; encoded by the coding sequence TTGGCAAATATCGTTGTGGTAGGTCTACAATGGGGAGATGAAGGGAAAGGAAAGGTCGTAGATATCCTTTCCAGGCAGGCCGACATTATTGCCCGTTATCAAGGTGGTCATAATGCCGGGCATACGGTCGTTATTAATAATGAAACCTTTGTCTTACATTTAATTCCATCAGGCATTTTACATGAAGGTAAACTCTGTGTCATCGGGAATGGCGTGGTGGTAGATCCGGAAGCTTTGATAGAAGAACTTAACCATTTAGAAAAGCGAGGGATTAAAATTCAGAACCGACTTTTTATCAGCTATCGAGCGAACCTTATCATGCCCTATCACCGGACTCTGGATCAGGCTAAAGAGAAGGCCGTGGGGACTCGAAAAATCGGTACTACGGGTCGTGGCATTGGGCCGGCTTACGAAGATAAAATGGCCAGATTGGGAATTCGGGTTGCCGATCTCTTGCAGGATAAGATCTTTAAAGAGAAGCTGAGGGAAAATTTAGCCCTGAAAAACGATCTCCTCCGTCATTATCAAGCCGAGGAGATGTCCTTCGAAGGCATTTGCGAACAGTACCTCGGCTATGCTAAATTCCTTCGGAATTACGCCGCCGACACCTCATTTCTTATCCATCAAGCCCTTAAAAAGGGACAAAGTATTTTATTTGAAGGGGCCCAGGGGACCATGCTGGATGTCGATCATGGAACCTATCCCTATGTCACATCCTCTAATGCCGTTGCAGGAGGAGCCTGCACAGGCTTAGGGATCGGGCCTACCCACATTCATGGCGTTTTAGGTATCATGAAGGCTTATACCACCCGGGTAGGAGAAGGTCCTTTCCCGACGGAACTAAACGATGAAATAGGTCAGAGTATGCGGAGATATGGGGCTGAATTTGGAGCTACGACCGGGAGACCGCGTCGATGCGGGTGGTTTGATGCTTTGATTACGCGCTATGCCGTACGGATTAATGGTGTAAGTTCCATTGCGGTGACCAAATTAGACGTTTTAGATCATTATGAAAAGATTAAGGTTTGTGTAGGCTATCGGTATAAAGGGGAGATCCTGACAGAGTTTCCGGCCTTACCGGAGGTCTTAGAAGAAGCCGTTCCCATGTATGAAGAACTGGATGGATGGAAAACTCCAACCACCGGAATCGATTCCCTGGAAAAACTTCCTTATCTGGCTCGGAAGTATATTGATCGTCTCAGCGAACTCTCCGAAGCCGAAATCTCGATCATTTCAACGGGACCTGAAAGACAACAGACCATCTACGTGCCCGGTTCCCAAGTAACAAAATGGTTTAACCTGTAG